The genomic interval CGCGGCTAAAAGAAATTTATGTTGATAGATAATCTCGAGTTTACCCTCACCTCGAGGAAGCTTTAGAGTATAGAAGCCGTCCACTAAAATAGGCTCGACATTGACCGAATTCACATAAAATCCAAGCCGCCGCACCGGCCATTGTTGGTAAGTGATCGTGGGGGATTCGCAGTCGGCCCCGTACTTGTAACTGATATAATCACTTTTAAATTTTTCGAGATCCAATGTAATCTTTTTGTCGATATTCTCGCATTGTCCGCAGATGAGCCCGGTGCAACGGGTATCTAGACCCGTGGGTTTGATCGCAAGTTCGAGAGGGCTATTTAATGGAACTCGTTGACTGTACGAATCAAAAAAATCATTTTTGGGAAGCTCTCGGCCCTTTTCGATAATTAGGAAATCAATATGACTTTTAGCCACCCAGAGTTTTTCGTTCAGCACATCGAGGATTTGTGGCCCGTCGTCCGACCTTACAATCAGAGTATTGAGTTTGTCGTACTTAAAATCAATCGGCGAGGACAAGTGTTGGTCGTAACCTCTGAGGTCCGCGAGGGGAAGGTGCCTTTGGACGACCCAGGGGTAATTCGCAATGAGCAGATTGCGGTGGAAATACCGGGAAACATTAAGACCTCTGTATAAATCTTTTTTCCCTAGTGAACGGACTTCCTCCGCCAATTTTTTATTAAATGGCTCAGAGAGATCGAGGGACTGTTTCGCCCGGAGATTTAAATTAGATCTGTCGCTGAGAAAGCTCCAATGAAACTTTAAAAACAGTACTGTAAAAACGGCAATATAAACGAGTATGGCTTTGTCTTTTCGTTTCGATATTGTGACCACTGCCAGTCCGAAGGTTGCCGTAAGCATTTCCTTTCCTAGTGTTGGTAATCCAAACCAAGTTAATTGTTCTGCATTGCTAAAGATGATCGCTGTGGTAGCCATGCAAAAAAAGCTAACGATAAGAAGCGTACTCCACCACCGTATCTGATCAGTTACTTTTAGCGATTGGTCTAAAAGAATCGCCAAGAAAAAATAGAAATAGATGGATAGGATAACTAAATATCTCTGGTAAATATGCATTTTTCCAACGCCAGGGATCAAGAAAAATAGTCTCGCTGCTGGAGTATGGTCTCCTAGGCAAACACAGAAGAAGAAGAGATAAGTGAAGAAACTGTAGGTTAATACTTTCTTCTGCATTCTGGAAATATGCATCTTCGGTAAACAAACCAACCCGAGGATTAAAACGACTATATTTCCCATTCCCCAGGTTGGCAATTGATCTGCCGGAAAGCCTTTAATATGAATTGAAGGACCAACGATCGAGGCAAGATCTTTTAGCCTCCACGCATTTTCCAGGGCTGTATAACCATATTTATAATAGGCATACATAGATACAAATTTGGCGTAATCATAGTAACAGAGATAGAGTGGGGCTGCGATAGCGCTTGCAAAAATCAGTGGTGAAAAGAAAAGTTTGTTAGACCTATTTCCCTTATTCTCGACCGAAGGAGAAATTCGACTCCAAGCAATCGCTGTCAGCTCCACCATCATGATCGATATCAGGGAAAAAGGGATATACCCACCGAGATAGATGAATAAATAAATCAAACTCAGAGCAAATGAGTGAAGCTTTGAGTTTCGATCGTAACACTTTAGACGCAACCACAGTCCTATAGGAAACAACAGGGCATAAAAATAGAAAGTTACAAAAATGCCTATGGCGACGGTCGCCGCAATTCCTAGGAAGTAATTCAAACACAGAAAAAGTGAAGCGGTCCAACTCAACTTAAGATAATACCTCGAAATACGGACGAGAGAATAAGTTCCTATAAAAGTAAAGAACACCATATGAAAATAGAGAAGAGTTATAGCTCCAAGTTGAGTCAGAGGACCCAAAAGCCAGGCGAAATAAAATATAATCGGTGAATAAGTTATAAGATTAGGTCGCAGGAAAAATTCAGAGGCTCCAAACATTGTATTATGGTCGATACCGATGATCGAGCCTTCGCTAAGCATGTGACTGAGTTTGCAAATTTCTGCAACGATTTGAATGTAGTTATCGCCTTCTCCTAGCCATGCGATAAAAGGAAAATCCAAACTTAGATCCAAGATGTGCCTGAGGAAAGTTATGGCAAAACTAATGACGAGAGTGGATTGCAATTCTGTAAGATTAGGTTTTTTAAATATCATCTAATTCTGTTGAGTAAAACAAAGAGCAAAAGAAAGTGCATTACATCTCTACATTGTTCAATGCGTTAACTGAGTGGTGAATCATTCATGACTGATCAAGGTGAGGGGGAAATTCAGTTGAATCGCAATTCATAATATTTTAGTGAATAGGGAATAAGGATATAAAATGAAATCTTTTTGGTGGTTTAAAGAAGGATCGATTGCGGGAATGGCGCGCCCAGGATTTAATTCCTATCATTGGTTTGACTTACCGTTTGATGAGGCGATTCTGATGGGATGGGTTGGGCAGCATTCGGGGAAACCGGTTTCTTTAGAATCCTTCAAACACCATTTGCAAATCTACGGGCCCAAAATCTTTAAATTTTATAAACATGATCATGTGACAGGTCCGGAATTCTTAAAAGTCTTCGAGGATCATCAGCGATTCCAGGAAATTCTCTTTCGTCTCGCAGAACGGACTCAAATTTTAGAAAATGTGGAAATCCGTGACGGTCATCTCAAATTCAATGTCAGTTCTTCGCGCCTCAATCAGGAAGTGGACTTTCTAAAGCAGAAGGGGATCCATCAGATTGTGAGTCTCCCAGAAGATCATCACAATACCGATATCTTAGGCGAACACTTTAAACTTCATCACCTCAGTATTCAGGATTTAGGGGCGCCGACATTGCCTCAGGTGGAACAGTTTGTGGAGATTCTCAAACAGGCTCAAAAAGATAAGCAGGTGGTCGCGGTTCATTGCTTAGCCGGTATTGGCCGTACATCGACAATTATCATCGCGGCCCATATGCTCATGGGAAAATCCCTGACGGAGCTCAAAGGTGTCATCAGCGAGCGGAATCCATTCTATACTTTGGCGGGCTCTCAGCAGGAGTTCCTTCATTTCGTCGAAAAAACACGTCGCGCGTAATGCCTTTCGCGCAAGCTGCAATAAGTTTCAGCATGAATTCAGGGAGCTAGGACTTGTCCTGACCCTGTTTGCCATGTAGGCTTTTTATATGGCAGATTTTAATCGGCGTTTTAGTGATAATGACCCTTGTTGGCTGGTTAAAGTCGATAGTCGAATCCTCGGTCCCTATTCGTTTAACGAAATTGTTCTTAAACTTACATCCACAGAGTTTAAACCCTTTCATGAGTCTATTTCTCCGATGGACCGGTGGAGACCGTTGCAGAGTCAGGCGCTGTTTACGGCCGCCGTTGAAAAGCTTAAAAAACAAAAGAGTGAGGCCTCGGAGTTCACGTTTACCAAAACTGAGGGCAATACCAGTTTTACGCGAACTTTGGATATTACCAGTCACACACCTACTCCCATGGACCAGACCAGTACTCCCATCCACAACATAGAGACGTCTCGAAGTGTCGAGCTCGAGCGCCCTCGAGAAACGCCGGTGCCCCCGCCTCCGCCCAAAGCGTCTCACCACGAGCGTTCCAATAACCATTTGATGTTTTGGCTTTATGGGGTTGTCGTGATGATTGGTCTCAGCGCTGCGTACATGCTACTCAAGCCGCAACCCAAAAAAGAAGTTTCGGTCAGCCCAGAGCCAGCCAAGAATCAATTCTTAGTTCTTGTCGATAAAGGTCTCGAGCATAAAAAAATAGGGGAATGGTCGGAGGCTCTCAAATACTTTAAAAAAGCACAGCAGTTGAATTCTAAAGATGCGGATCTCATTTTTGAATTGGCTCCTTTGTATACCCAAGTCGAAAACCAACCCATGGCTTCGCGAAGTCTGCTCGAGAAGGTGATCGGAGGGCAGTACAAAAAAGAAAACGTGGTGCTGGCCCATACTCTGATCGGTTTAACTTACGCTTATGAAAACCAGTATAAAATGGCGAATCGATATTATGACGAAGCCCTTAAAACCGACGAGAGCTACTTCCCGGCGATTGTAAACAGCGGTTTTGCGCATCTCGCAACGGAGCAGTATTCCGATGCGGCGAGATTGTTGTCTCAAGCCACACAGCTTCAGCAGAATAATGTCATTCCTTATCTTTATCTTTTAGAAACTTACATTTTCCAGGGCATGAAAACGAAAAGTAAGGCGAGCTTTGAGAGTGCATTCACTCTCGCAGGACAGTTAGCCAATCGTTATCACGATGGTAAGCAGGAAATTCTTTTTATGCAGGCTTACGCCAGTCTTCGTTTGGGAAAAGACCTTGCGACGGTGACGCGGTATTTGCGAAACGCTCTGATGGTGGATCCTGATCAGACGCCGGACCACACTCATATCACGATGCTGGATTGGCGCGGTCTCAGCTGGAGCTTTTTTCAACCGATGTGCAATGAGTTGTCCAATGTAATGAAAAACGACGACCAGTACTTCGTGAGATTTATTTGTGCTTATAAAACCAATAATGATATTCAGGCCACGCAAATTGCCGAGGGTTGGGCGCAAAAGAGTCCGACAAACTCGATGCCTCTGGTGGCCCAAGCGCTCATTAAATATAAAATTGGAGACTTTGAAAAAGCCCGCGTTTCTCTCGATGTAGCTGCGCAGCAAGGGGCAACAGATAAGTTATTTTATCAAGTGGCGATCAAAGTTTGTAGCCGACTCAAAGACACCAAATGTTTAAGACAGTATCAAGACAAAGTTTCTTCGGTGGCACCTCTCCACGCCTATTTAGCAAAAGCGGGTGACGGTTCAGAAAAACAGAGTGTCTATGCGGGTCTTCGCGAATCTAATACTTATATCCCTCTTCTTAGGATGCAGTAATGCGAGGAATTGTTTTTATTCTTTTGAGTTTCATCTCCGCGATGGCTCAAGCGGATCGCAGTGGTGATATTCGTGTTCCTATCGAAGTTCTCGATAAAGTAAAATCAGAATATGGACTCAATAAAGAGACTCCTCTTAAAATAGTGTTCGTGGATCTTCTCGTTTCTTTTAAAGGGCCCGAGATAGATCAAACAAAAACGGTCGGTGCGTCCCAAAGGGTATTGGATCTTGCGGGAATCATCACGGCCCGGCATAAGAATTTTAAAATGATGATTGCACCTTCCGAGGACCTTCCTGGGCAAAGTCGAATGTTTTTTATAAGCCAGTACGAACCCATCACGGTCGGTAATAACATTTTCGGAATGGAATGCGGTCAATCACTGGTGTTTAACAAACGTCTTTCCGAATTTGGTGCCGAGGGGATTCCAGTTTCTAATTTTAGTTCGCACTACATTCATGTGCTCGGCGGTGATTATTTGCTGACCGTTCTCGAGGGAACCACTTTGCGCGTCGGTTATTTTAAACTGCGAGACGGTCGCCTTTTGCAGAAACTCTGCAGAGTGGGGTCCTAATGTCTTCAGATTCGACTCCAGACAAAGTCGCAAAAATTTTTATTGCCGATCTTAAAGATAAGCAGGCGGTCGCCACCCAATTCGTTGCACGAAACAAAGTTCTTTTAAAAGATAAAAAAGGCAAAGCCTATATTAGCTTGCTGTTGAGTGATTGTTCCGGAGATATGGACTCAAAAATTTGGGATAATGTCGAAGCTATAGATAGGGCTTTCGAATCGGGAGACATCGTGAGTGTGCGCGGTGTCGTGCAACTCTATCAAAACCGGATGCAATTTATTATTCACAAGTTAGAGCGATTTAGCGGCGATACGGATATGACCCAATTTTTAAAAAAATCAAACGTGGAGCCAGAGGCCATCTTCCTCGAACTCCAGAGTATAGTCGCTTCGGTCAAAGATCATCATGTCCGACAACTTTTGAGTGATACCATCACCGACGAGGAGATAAAGCCATTACTTATGATTTCACCGGCGGCGAAATCGGTTCATCACGCAAAATTGGGGGGCCTCATTGAGCACATCGTATCGATTTGCCGCCTCGCCAACGTTGTGACACCCTTATATCCTGCGGTTAATCGTGATCTCGTCCTTTTTGGTGCGGTATTTCACGACATAGGTAAAATTTGGGAATTTAAAATCGATCAAGGTGGTATTTCCTACACGGATCAGGGGCGTTTGATCGGGCATATGGCCATGGGTGTAGAATTGATCGAAAGAAAAGCATCAAAAATTCCGCAGTTTCCGAGCGCGCTGAAAGATCTTTGCAAACATATTGTACTTAGCCATCATGGCAAGTATGAATATGGCTCTCCAAAGCTCCCACAGACTCTGGAAGCTTACGTCGTATGGATGTTGGACGACATGGATAGTAAAATCGATTCGATTCAATCGGCCATGAGCATTGCGAGCCACGACGCTAATTGGTCTCAGCACTCTCAGTTGTTTGATCGTTATTTTTACCTTAAAGGGAAGCAGTGGGACTCGTAGAATTTTTAAATGTATACCGGAAGAACGATCCAGCCGCAAAATCATTGATCGAAGTGGCCTTACTTTATCCCGGCCCTAAAGCGATATTCTTTCATCGTTTGGCTCATCAACTTTACAATCTTGAACTTTATTTCTTGGCACGGCTCATTGCCGAATTCTCGCGCTGGATCACATTGATTGAGATTCATCCCGGAGCGAAAATTGGGCAACGATTATTCATCGATCATGGTTCGGGAGTCGTCATCGGAGAAACCGCAGAGATCGGTGACGACTGCATGATCTATCACGGAGTGACGTTAGGTGGAGTGAATCGCGAGGGTGGAAAGCGACATCCTACCCTTGAAAATGGTGTGTTGGTGGGAAGCGGTGCCAAGGTTCTCGGGAATATTGTTCTAAGAACGGGAAGTACCGTCGGAGCCAATTCTGTAGTCACTAAAGATGTCGATGCCGGCACCACCGTCGCGGGCGCTCCGGCACGTCCTATCGGTTAGTAATTCACTGGGCCTAGTTTGGCCACTTGTACGGCGGGATCAAAATACTTTTTGAAGAGTGTTTGCCCCAAGTGAGATGACTTGACCGTCCAGTATTTTTTATTGACGGTGAGTGCAGCGATCGCAATATGTCGGTCACCATCGGAAGCATAACCAACGAACCAATCCACACTGCCTTGAGGGTTATCTCCAGTGAGGTGACCGGTTTTCCCACCCATCTCAATCTGTTGATATTTTTTATTGCGAATTAAATTGCGGAAAGTTTTTCGAGAAGTTCCCGTCACTAAAGTTTCGCTCATCATTTCGCGAATTTTTTCGGCGGAGGCTGTGGACATCACGCTTCCACGCTCGAGTCCTTCGCCGCGGTAGACGATATTTCCGTCTTTGTCGCGAAGAGAACTCACCATATACGGAACGACCATAGCACCATCATTGATGATAGAAGCGGCGATCATAGCCCCTTGAACTGGGCTCATACGAGTGTGTTTTGTAAAGCCAGAGGCCGCCTCTGTGAGTTCGAAAGTTTTTTCCGAAGGAATCACTGCGGTCCCCGTATCCACTGGAAAATCTGTGGGAATGACTTGATTAAACATAAAGCGAGTGGAGTAGTCCTCAAGATCAGTGGGCGAAATACTCAGGCCAATTTTTCCAAAAGGAGTGTTCATGGATTTCGCAAACGCCTCACGAAGTGAAACGGTGCGCGTCCAGCGATTGATTTTGTCGAGCATGACATTTTTCTTATAAAGCGTCCAATTCCCTCCATTGAACTGAATTTTGTGACCGGGCTGTAAGCCGGCTTTGTCGATCGCCGCCGTTGCCGTTACAATTTTAAAAACCGAAGCGGCAGGGTAAGAGGCTCGTTTAATGAGATTCACGGGCTCTTGCGCATCTCTCTGAAAGCTGGAATAAACGATCACTTTTCCGGTTTCCGCGTCCATCATAAAAATCGCGCCGTAATCCGGTTTATATTGGCTCAGAAGTTTATCGGCTTGGCTTTGGAGAGCGTTATCAACCGTGTACTCTACGGTGTATTTTTCTTCGTCCTCGTGGTCCTCATTGAGATTTTTTAAAACAAGTTCCGTGGGGAACTCCATTTTCTCAAAATAAGGCGCCAAAGCTTGAGACAGTGTGGTTCGCTCATCCAGATTATTGCGGATCGTTTCCTCGGACGCTGGAGACACGATCTCTTGTGTTAAAAATGAAATCTGTAAAAGAATCATCGTAAACGCTGATGCCAACACCAGCAAAATCCATTTGTATCGACCGACCGTAGCAACCATGCTTCAACCCTAACGTAGTAAATTTCAGTTTTTACAGACTCTTAGGATAAGTCTATTTGGGTTTACGAGTCTAGGCTAGTTTTTTGACCCTGGTGTTTCAAAACGATGAAGCACAAGTGATACGGTCATGTCGCTAATGACGTTGACCACTGAACGGGCTCTCGCAAGAATCCAGTCCACAGTGAGAAGAAGGGGCAAAAGTTCCATCGGTAAACCCACGGTGGCGAGCACTAAGGAGAGTGAAATAAAACCCGCCTCTGGCACTCCGGCAACGCCCATGGCGGCGACCATACAGGACAGTACCGTCAATAGCTGCTGGGAGAGAGAAAGTTCAATTCCAATGGCTTGGGCAATAAAAATTGCAGCCATGGCTTCGTACAAAATAATGCCATCATTATTTAAATTTGTACCCACGCAGGCTCCAAGAGCCGAAGCCGATCTTGAAACCTTCAGTCGATCCAAAGCTTTTAAAGTGAGAGGTAATGTGGCGAGGCTACTATTGGTGCCGATGGAATTGATGATGGGGACTTTGGCTTCCCGCCAAAAAAGAGGAAGGGGCATTTTTACGACGAAATGAATCCAAGCTTGATAGACAATTCCCACGTGAAGCAAAAAACCCAAGAGTACAACGCCGACAAAATAAATTAAACTTTGTAACGGCGCTAGCCCGTATTCTCCTACGGATTTCGCCACCGCTGCAAAAACGGCGATCGGGGTCAACTTCACGAGCCAAGTTATGAGTCGTTCAAACAGGCTTAAGAATTCGGTGATGAGGGGCTCGAGAATTAGCGGTGTACTTTGTGAATTTCTCAGAGAGCGAAGTCCCGCGCCAATAAAAATTGCGAGCAGAATGATAGGTATAATCGAATTGTCCACAAAAGGTGCGATAAAGCTTTTGGGAAAATAGCTCATAAAAGTTTGTAAAAAATGAATTTCCCCGGCGTTTTGCATTTGAGACTGCGTAGTATCAATGGTCAGCGCCAATTGCTTTAATACGGATCCAACGTCAAATAGGTGTGATAGGAAAAGCCCTAAGCTCACTGCGAGTGCCGCATTGAGGAGAGCAATGCAGACCATTTTTATTCCGTCTCTCATCTGCACATGAGTTTTTACGACAGCGCCAAGAATCGCAAAAAACAACAGCGGGGCGGCAGTCATCTTGATAATATTAATGATCAATTGGCTCAGTTCTCCTAGAGGCTTAGCCTCGGGGCCCAGATAAAGTCCGGTGATGAGGCCCAAGCCTAGAGCGATAAGAATTTGTAATGTGAATGAGATTTTCATGGACTCGCCCCCGCGTCAGTTTCTATCATTATCCTTCAGCCCAAGGAGAAGCAACCAAATAACTCCATTGATTTTGGTGAGTTTTTATATATTTTAAGGGAATGTCCAAATTCTATAATCCCAAGAGAGCTCGCAACGTTTTTGATCCCACCTCCGATAAACCTTACAAGATCAGCCGCAGTAAAGTGGATTTGTTTTTGAACTGCCCCCGGTGTTTTTATAATGATCGACGTTTAGGTATCGGTCAGCCTCCGGGCTTCCCATTCAATTTGAACTCTGCCGTGGATACTTTATTAAAAAATGAGTTTGATAGTTATCGCGAATGTAAAATGCCACATCCACTCATGATCGCTCACAAAATCGATGGTGTGCCGTATGCTCACGAAGAGCTCGAGGCGTGGCGCGACTCGCTTCGCCGAGGGATTCAGTACCACGACGAGAATAGCAATCTGATCTTTACCGGCGGAGTGGACGACATCTGGATTAATTCTCAAAAAGAACTCATCATCGTCGATTACAAAGCGACATCTAAAACTGAACCGGTGTCGCTCGATGCCGAATGGCAAATTGAATATAAAAGACAGATGGCATTTTACGCGTGGCTCTTTAAAAAAAATGGCTTTAAGGTCGCTGCCACGGGATATTTTGTCTACTGTAACGGCAAAACAGATCGCAAACGATTTGATTCGCGATTAGATTTTGATATTTCGGTATTACCCTATGACATCGACTATTCTTGGGTGGAGCCTCTGATTCCAGAAATCAAAGAATGTCTAAACTCCAATTTACCTCCACGATCAGGAACGGACTGCGATATGTGTGCCTATTACGAGGCCAGGGCCGAATCTGAACGACAGCAGATGACTTTATTTTAGCTGGTATAGACTAACGAAGGCTTGAGCGTTACCAAGAAGACTGTTCTCGAAAGATTTACGTTTTAAGAGGTGCAAAGAGCTCTTTAAATTCTTGCGAGCTTCATCAAATACAATTTGCTCCTCGGCAAGATGGTGAACCACCACGGCGAACCCACCAAGTCTAAGGACCCTTTGAAAACTGTCAATCCACTGTGTGGCACTTGCAAATCTTACCGGCAATCCCCACTTTAAAGCTGGGTAGTTCGACACAAATGGAAAAAAACTAAAAACGAGATCCGCATTTCCGCTCCAATCGAAAAAGTCGGCGGCGATGTAACGGGCTTGGTCCTTCTCTAAGGAAATATAATAGTGAGCACGATCCCAACGGGAGTGGAAGTCATTTAAGATCGGGTAGGCATCGATTTCGATTCCCGTAATCGTTGGATCTGAACTTTTACTTCGCAAGAAGGCTCGGAGGGAAGGGAGTCGAATAAAGTCTTGGCAGCCGGCATCGACAACGTCTTTGATCGATTCAAGTGTGATTTCGTCTAAAATTATTTCGAGCCAACTGAGGGTTTGCGCGTTTTTGTGAAGGGCATAGGTGGAGAGCGAAGACTGATGCCGAACGAGATACTTATCTAATAGTCTTTGAACCTCGGGCGCGGGCGCAGCTAAAGTCTTCTCTTTGTACCCGTTTCTTTGAAATTTGAGCCGCGATCGTAATTTCCATAGCCAAAAGTTGGCATGAGAGTGAAGTGATTGTCGAAAGTCAGGAGGAGGGTGTAGCACGCATTATTAATAACTCGATAATTTGCCCAAGTCCATAACCGATACCGTAATCCAGAATCACTCCATCTCCATATCGTGTCGTCCCCATTTTATAAGAAACCGTTCTTGGAAAGCGAGGATTGTGGGGATCGAGGTAGGTCAGTGTTTGATGGGCGATATCGATGTCTAGGATAACAATGGTGTGTCTCTCCAATCCAAAGTTAACAACGACCAAATGGACTGCGTTTTTTTCTGGGAGTATTTCGTGTTCGCGAATTTGAAATTGCCGATGGGTGGCGTTGAGCTTTAGACCGGTATTACCTTGGGCAATGTTTTTATTGATAACCCCTGCGATGAGGTCGAGATTGCTTCCAAAACGCCCGTCATGATTATAAAAATCTAAAGCCAAGCGCAAGAGTCCCTTTACTTTTTGCGCAGCCCCTTCGTTGACAAATCCCTGGGTGGGAAATCCGTGATGGGCATGAAGTCCATGGATGGCATAGAGCGCCGAGACGTAGGAACACAAGCCTCCATTTTCCACAAGAAGACCTTCTCGCCGAAGCAATGGGTGCTCCTGATGTATCAACTGATCGTTAAGAGCGAGATCCGTCAGACG from Bdellovibrionales bacterium carries:
- a CDS encoding dual specificity protein phosphatase family protein — translated: MKSFWWFKEGSIAGMARPGFNSYHWFDLPFDEAILMGWVGQHSGKPVSLESFKHHLQIYGPKIFKFYKHDHVTGPEFLKVFEDHQRFQEILFRLAERTQILENVEIRDGHLKFNVSSSRLNQEVDFLKQKGIHQIVSLPEDHHNTDILGEHFKLHHLSIQDLGAPTLPQVEQFVEILKQAQKDKQVVAVHCLAGIGRTSTIIIAAHMLMGKSLTELKGVISERNPFYTLAGSQQEFLHFVEKTRRA
- a CDS encoding tetratricopeptide repeat protein encodes the protein MADFNRRFSDNDPCWLVKVDSRILGPYSFNEIVLKLTSTEFKPFHESISPMDRWRPLQSQALFTAAVEKLKKQKSEASEFTFTKTEGNTSFTRTLDITSHTPTPMDQTSTPIHNIETSRSVELERPRETPVPPPPPKASHHERSNNHLMFWLYGVVVMIGLSAAYMLLKPQPKKEVSVSPEPAKNQFLVLVDKGLEHKKIGEWSEALKYFKKAQQLNSKDADLIFELAPLYTQVENQPMASRSLLEKVIGGQYKKENVVLAHTLIGLTYAYENQYKMANRYYDEALKTDESYFPAIVNSGFAHLATEQYSDAARLLSQATQLQQNNVIPYLYLLETYIFQGMKTKSKASFESAFTLAGQLANRYHDGKQEILFMQAYASLRLGKDLATVTRYLRNALMVDPDQTPDHTHITMLDWRGLSWSFFQPMCNELSNVMKNDDQYFVRFICAYKTNNDIQATQIAEGWAQKSPTNSMPLVAQALIKYKIGDFEKARVSLDVAAQQGATDKLFYQVAIKVCSRLKDTKCLRQYQDKVSSVAPLHAYLAKAGDGSEKQSVYAGLRESNTYIPLLRMQ
- a CDS encoding HD domain-containing protein, translated to MSSDSTPDKVAKIFIADLKDKQAVATQFVARNKVLLKDKKGKAYISLLLSDCSGDMDSKIWDNVEAIDRAFESGDIVSVRGVVQLYQNRMQFIIHKLERFSGDTDMTQFLKKSNVEPEAIFLELQSIVASVKDHHVRQLLSDTITDEEIKPLLMISPAAKSVHHAKLGGLIEHIVSICRLANVVTPLYPAVNRDLVLFGAVFHDIGKIWEFKIDQGGISYTDQGRLIGHMAMGVELIERKASKIPQFPSALKDLCKHIVLSHHGKYEYGSPKLPQTLEAYVVWMLDDMDSKIDSIQSAMSIASHDANWSQHSQLFDRYFYLKGKQWDS
- the cysE gene encoding serine O-acetyltransferase — its product is MGLVEFLNVYRKNDPAAKSLIEVALLYPGPKAIFFHRLAHQLYNLELYFLARLIAEFSRWITLIEIHPGAKIGQRLFIDHGSGVVIGETAEIGDDCMIYHGVTLGGVNREGGKRHPTLENGVLVGSGAKVLGNIVLRTGSTVGANSVVTKDVDAGTTVAGAPARPIG
- a CDS encoding penicillin-binding protein, giving the protein MVATVGRYKWILLVLASAFTMILLQISFLTQEIVSPASEETIRNNLDERTTLSQALAPYFEKMEFPTELVLKNLNEDHEDEEKYTVEYTVDNALQSQADKLLSQYKPDYGAIFMMDAETGKVIVYSSFQRDAQEPVNLIKRASYPAASVFKIVTATAAIDKAGLQPGHKIQFNGGNWTLYKKNVMLDKINRWTRTVSLREAFAKSMNTPFGKIGLSISPTDLEDYSTRFMFNQVIPTDFPVDTGTAVIPSEKTFELTEAASGFTKHTRMSPVQGAMIAASIINDGAMVVPYMVSSLRDKDGNIVYRGEGLERGSVMSTASAEKIREMMSETLVTGTSRKTFRNLIRNKKYQQIEMGGKTGHLTGDNPQGSVDWFVGYASDGDRHIAIAALTVNKKYWTVKSSHLGQTLFKKYFDPAVQVAKLGPVNY
- a CDS encoding dicarboxylate/amino acid:cation symporter, producing the protein MKISFTLQILIALGLGLITGLYLGPEAKPLGELSQLIINIIKMTAAPLLFFAILGAVVKTHVQMRDGIKMVCIALLNAALAVSLGLFLSHLFDVGSVLKQLALTIDTTQSQMQNAGEIHFLQTFMSYFPKSFIAPFVDNSIIPIILLAIFIGAGLRSLRNSQSTPLILEPLITEFLSLFERLITWLVKLTPIAVFAAVAKSVGEYGLAPLQSLIYFVGVVLLGFLLHVGIVYQAWIHFVVKMPLPLFWREAKVPIINSIGTNSSLATLPLTLKALDRLKVSRSASALGACVGTNLNNDGIILYEAMAAIFIAQAIGIELSLSQQLLTVLSCMVAAMGVAGVPEAGFISLSLVLATVGLPMELLPLLLTVDWILARARSVVNVISDMTVSLVLHRFETPGSKN
- a CDS encoding PD-(D/E)XK nuclease family protein, yielding MSKFYNPKRARNVFDPTSDKPYKISRSKVDLFLNCPRCFYNDRRLGIGQPPGFPFNLNSAVDTLLKNEFDSYRECKMPHPLMIAHKIDGVPYAHEELEAWRDSLRRGIQYHDENSNLIFTGGVDDIWINSQKELIIVDYKATSKTEPVSLDAEWQIEYKRQMAFYAWLFKKNGFKVAATGYFVYCNGKTDRKRFDSRLDFDISVLPYDIDYSWVEPLIPEIKECLNSNLPPRSGTDCDMCAYYEARAESERQQMTLF